Within the Mus caroli chromosome 10, CAROLI_EIJ_v1.1, whole genome shotgun sequence genome, the region TCACAGGTGAAACAGAGGAATCGTGATGGTCTTCCGGAGAGTTCCAGTTGGGGCACAGGCATGATATGAGGCATTAACACCCAGCTTCACTGGTATCTTCAGCCTCCTGCTATCACTAACAGCAGATTGTTTAGCAACCAGAAATCTATTTGTTGATCTGTTTGAGTGTCTCTCTGTATCGTCTGTTAGTAGTCATCTCTCTTGCAATGCTGTGTGGAATTCAGTGGGCCCAGAAATGAGAGATGTGAtcctccttttctatttttttctaaaaacactTGGAGACTTCATTTGAAATTCTGTGATATGGAGTAAATGTATGAAGTACTCAGCATTCTGGAAAAATATTCTCAATGTAATGTTCATTTACCATACAGTAAAgtctcaccattttttttttttatgtacgtGTATGGGCTATTTTAGGCTGCAGTGACCTATGAGGATGTGCATGTGAATTTCACCAAAGAAGAGTGGGTTTTGCTGCATCCTTCCCAGAAGAGTCTCTACAAAGATGTGATGCTGGAAACGTGCAGGAACCTCACAGCTATAGGTAAGAATGTGAGTTTTCCTTCACGTTCTAAACAAAGGAACAAGCCTTTCTTGGTTATTGGTATACTTCTGTAATTTCTCTTGTCAAAGAGGAAGGATGTAGTAAATAATCAGACTTAATATTCAGATTCACTAGAGATAAGTTAAAATTTGTACAGTATCGAATAATATATCATACATTTTCTGGTACTATATTTTAGGCTACAAATGGGAAGACCACAATATTGAAGAAAGTTGTCAAAGTTCTGGGAGATATAAAAGGTAATTTTCATGTGGAATCTGTTACAAATGCATTGCTGAAGAAAATATAATGTGGTCTGAAGTTTTAATGGAAAGCAACAATGTAATTAAGCACAGATTTAAGTATAGTGGTGATTACTTAATTCTCAGAAGACCATGTCCTTTAAAGTCAGGTAGTTGACCTGTTTGTAAGGGATTCCTCtaagaaaaaagacaaacaatgCCTTAACACATCACACTCTTTTAGTCAGTAGTCCTGTGAGAGCCATGTTGTAGAAATGTCAATCTATTTAGTTTCATCCCATTCAAATATCCTTAAAAGTATGTCCAGTGAATGTCCAATACCTTTTATAAGCAAATAATCTATAGTAAAGCTAGGTTTACTCGTATACTGACAGTGACTTTCCAGAGTTTAGAGAGAGGAACAGTTTATGGGAAACAAGAAGATTGATGTTGTGGAGAAACTTTAATCCCTATAGCACATGTGTATGGGGCAACAAAAATTTCACAGATATGACTGCAAGTACAAACCTTTTGATTATTATTTCTCCTTTAATAGGAATAATATTTGTCACTCTGGACCCCAGCCTTGTGAGTATCAGGGATATGGAAAGAAGCAATGTACTGTTGCAAGTAACAGTGTTCTTCAAACTTACGGAAGAGTCCATACTGAAGAGAAATCCTGTAAATGTAATCAGTGCAGTAAACCCATTGCAAATTTTAATAGTCTCCGACAACATGAAAGAAGTCATAGTAGAAGAAAACTCTATGAATGTAATTACTGTGGTAAAGCTTTTCCAAGTCGAAGTTCTCTTCAAGTACATGAAAGAactcatacaggagagaaaccctatgggTGCAgtgaatgtgggaaagccttttcAACTCGCAGTCATCTTCAAATTCACCAAAgaactcacactggagagaaaccctatgggTGCagtgagtgtgggaaagccttcgcAAGTAAAGGTAATCTTCAAACGCACCAAAGAactcacacaggagagaaaccatatTGCTGCaatgaatgtgggaaagcctttgctACTCACAATAATCTTCAAATTCATGAAAtaattcatactggagaaaaaccctatgaatgtaatgaatgtggtagAGCCTTTGCATACAGCAGAGCTCTAGAAGCACATGAGAAaactcacactggagagaaaccctatgaatgtaaccaatgCAGCAAAGCCTTTGCAAGCCATGCTAGTCTTCGAAATCATCTAAAACatcatactggagagaaattcTTTGTATGTACacaatgtggtaaagcttttaCTAGTCAGAGTATTCTTCACAGGCATGAAAGAACTCACACTGgtgagaaaccttatgaatgtaatcaatgtggtaaagcctttgcacttCAAAGTTATCTTCAAatacacaaaagaactcacactggagagaaaccatatGAATGTAATCAttgtggtaaagcctttacaaGTCATGCTAATCTTCAAAATCATGAAAAAcatcatactggagagaaaccctatggatgtaagcaatgtggtaaagcctttgtatGTAGTAGCAgtcttcaaatacatgaaagaagtcatactggaaataaaccttatgaatgtaatcagtgtggtaaagcctttacaaGTCGCAGttatattcaaatacatgaaagaattcatactggagaaaaaccctatgGATGCaagcaatgtggtaaagcctttgcatatagCAGTAGTCTTCAAATTCATGAGAGAAGTCACACTGGGGAGAAACTTTATGAATGTACTCATTGTAGTAAAGCTTTTGCAAGTCGTAGTTATCTTCGAATACACAAAagagttcatactggagagaaaccctatgaatgtaatcattGTGGTGAAGCCTTTGCTAGTCGTGCTAGTCTTCAGAATCATGAAAAAcatcatactggagagaaaccttatggaTGTAACCAATGTGGTAAGGTCTTTGCACGTCGCAGTAatcttcaaatacatgaaagaattcatactggagaaaaaccctatggatgtaagcaatgtggtaaagcctttgtatTAAAGCGTGatcttcaaatacatgaaaggattcatactggagaaaaaccctatggatgtaagcaatgtggtaaagcctttgtatGTAGTAGCAGTcttaaaatacatgaaagaagtcacactggagagaaaccttgtgaatgtaatcagtgtggtaaagcctttgcaagtCGAAGTTATCTCCAAATACACAAAagagttcatactggagagaaaccatatGAATGTAATCtttgtggtaaagcctttgtaaGTCATAGTTATCTTCAAGTACACAAAAGGACTCATACTGGACAGAACCCAaatgaatgtaatcagtgtggtaaagctTTTGTAAGTCACAGTTACCTTCAAATACACAAAAGActtcatactggagaaaaaccctatgaatgtaatcagtgtggtaaagcctttacatATAACCGAGATCTTCATAGGCATGAAataattcacactggagagaaaccctatgaatgtaatcagtgtggtaaagccttcGCAAGTCAAAGTTATCTTCAAATACACAAAAGAGTTCATACTAGAGTGGAACCATAAGAATGTACTCACTGTGGTTAAAGCCTGTGCATATCACACTAGTCTTTGCAATCACAAAAAATTTTGTACTGGATAGGATTATGGATGTAATTGATGTAATAAAAGTTTGATCATCAGTATAATCTTGAAACACATCCCAGAGAAAAGTCAATGTCATAGTGTCTCTGCGTGTCATAGTCTTCTCCAAAATCATGAAAGCATTCCTACTGGAAATAATCACTATGAATCTAATAAATGCACTAAAGCCTTGCACACCAAGCACATAtttcctactgagccatcttctggtGCTTATAGAAGATTAGCAGAACTATTTCATCCttcaaaaaaattgttttcttattatataCAAATTGTCACCCAAGAATAGAACACCAcagtaatttgaaaaataaaaacctacttACAAATGATAATTATATACTGCCATCCATTTCTATGGGTTAGTTTATTCTGAGGAATAAATACTTATTCTTAACACTTTCTAAGAAACACAAATGAATGGCAGAGAATTATCACTGTGGGTAAAGGAggttgctgctaagcctgatgatctgagtttatTCTGTGGGAGACAAACATGCAAGTTTTTCTCTGATCACTATACATATGCTATGACATATGCACAgcaacacatacataaatatttttgaaacttaaGCGCCAGTGAGTTCACTCACCAGTTAGAAGATTCTTGCTGCAAAACTTGACTATGTGGGTCAAACTTACCCTGAGGAAATATGAATAGACACGTGTAAGTTGGCTTCTGACTGACATGTGCACACCCTAGCACGAGTGTATGCATCCAGGTAAAAATTATTGAacatgaaattaagaaaacaaaatagccaCAGTGTTGAGAACATAAATGATTTACCACTTGTAATTAATCTATTGTATTCTAGGAGGTGCTTTTGTTCATCAAAGAATGATGGTTTGTGTATAAATCTTACATAATTCTTTAATTCTCTGATTCAAAGATAGGCCTTTGTAAAAACACCTCAGTTAGATGGAAAGGTACttgcctataatcacagcacttgtgagaaagtgagttccaggatgacaTGGTTAtgtatagagaccctgtctctgcctccccccacccccaaatccaaaAGCCAACCAtcctaccactaccaccaccaccaacaaaaatccCAAGACATCAAGAACAATATACCCCTAAAACAAACAACCATATCTCCATTTTTGGATCTTTTCCTAGTATATTCTGAACTCATCTCTCCTCAACTAAGTTGTTGTCTTCACTCTCATAGAACTTCTAAAAATGACAGTGAAAAGCAATAGAGGAGTCCATTCACAATAGGATAGATACCCATTCAGTTCTTCAATGATCATTTATCAGGGACCCTATAAGTGATAGAAGACCAAGGGAATAATGGGGCCTCTTCATTTTCTGCATTATAGTTGCATATTTGTGGCCTGGAATGTTGACATAGTAGTACTTCTCTTCCTAGCAGCTACAACAGATAGGTCAGAAGTACCTCTAATTCCTGATATAGAAGTTCAGATacattcttctggcttccttggacaTCTTGTATGCAAAGATTgtaaaggcacacacatacacaaaaggactccatattttaaaacatgtatatgtaaatgtaaaaatcatgttatatttttagaaaataaaaataatttacatgtatTACTGAGAAACAGTCCTGGAGTGGAGTTACATGAGAATTCTGAATGCTTGTGAAaacacacctaaaaaaaaatatgagaagaTTCTTATGACCTTAGATTCTTCAAATTACAGtcttgttcttggaatgtgttttcatgCTCTGAGATGTAGGAGATAGGAGTGAGATTACTCATTGTTGCTTGTAGTTGCTCATTTAAAAGTTTATCGTATGCTTTAAATGCTTCTGTAGGAAAACATGTTTGCCATGTGTGTTTGTTCTCTTGTACACAGCTTTATTCATGAGAGCTTTACTCAGGTGACATTTCTTAATCTTCAGAGTTTAAATTGCCCCTGGCTGTGTAAAGTTGACTATTGCATGAAACTTCAGTCCAGCTCTCCTATTGGCTCAGTTCTCCCAGGTCCCCCAGCTCTAAGCCAGTGAGAAGAACTAAACAGGGACCAAATGTCAACCATGAGTGAGGTGAATGAGAATGATGGGTAGAAACCTGGAAAGGCTTTGCCTTTTTTCAAGCTTATGCATCATTTTTGAAAGAAAGGAGAATGTGTATTAAGATGACAACTGTTAgagttcttttttcttaatttttaataagtgcattttatacatcaaacaataatattgaatattttgagaatattCAATATTCTCAAAGAATATTGAGAATATTGAAATTCTTCTCTTCCTAGCAGCTACAACAGATGGGTCAGAAGTACCTCTAATTCCTGATATAGAAGTTCAGATacattcttctggcttccttggacaTCTTGtatgcaaagaaacaaaattttgttaaaaattttatattcataccctttcttttttataaaaagatctattttttatgtatatgagtacactgcagatgtacatatggttgtgagccatcatgtagttgctgcaAATTgaaattcaggacctctgcttgctttggccccactcactctggtCTGTTCTCGTTCTGGTTGGCCCcgcttgcttttgcttttatttattattatatctaagtacactgtagctgtcctcagacaccccagaagagggcgtcagatcttattacagatggttgtgagccacaatgtggttgctaggatttgaacttgggacctttggaagagcagtcagtactcttaactgctgagccatctctccagccctcatatcctttcataccttaaaaatattaataatgaacTGCCATAGACTAGACTCAATCGGTCCCTCAACCTGTGGTGAAATCAGGGTTttggtactcaggtgggcaaggagtagGTGAAAAATGACAtactgacacagagagagtgctgtatctgaatgtaatttctcaaagcaagcatcagacttacattacagaagaaaacaaagaagttaggtgacataTCAGCCAAGGCACATTGAAGTTATACATAATGACATAaaacagaaatgcatacataagaCTAGGCAgtggttacaactgagataaaaggcaACCCTTTATAAAGTCAGCCATACTAGGAGCCAggtgaggtgtgtttcctgtatgcagcaaaatgctgggtcctgtttacgtatccgttctgtcagtctatgtctttttattggggaattgagtccattgatgttaacagatattaaggaaaagtgattgttacatcttggtttgtttttgttgttgttgttagaggtggaattatgtttgtgtggctatctttttttgggtttgttgaaagtttactttcttgctttttttctagggtgtattttccctccttgtgttggtgttttctatttcttgtcctttgtagggctggatttatggaaaaatattgtgtaaatttggttttgtcatggaatatcttattttctctgtctatggtaattgaaagttttgctgggtatagaagcctaggttggcatttttgttctcttaggatctgtatgacatctgcccaggatcttctagttttcatagactctggtgagaagtctggtgtaattctgataagtccacctttatatgttacttgacctttttcccttactgcttttattattctttttttgtttagtgcatttggtgttttgattatcatgtgacaagaagaatttcttttctgtaccagtctatttggagttcagtaGACTTCTTTTaggttcatgggtatctctttctttaagttagggaagtttacttctataattttgttgaagatatttattggccctttaagttgggaatcttcattctcttctatacctattatccttaggtttggtctttacattatgtcctgaatttcctggatgttttaggttaggagctttttgctttttgcattttttttttgactgttgtgtcaatgttttctatggtatcatctacacctgagattctctcttctacctcttgtattctgttggtgatgcttgcatctatgactcctgatctcttttctaggttttctaactccagtgttgtctccctttgtgatttctttatttttttatttccatttttagatcttggatggttttgttcatctccttcacctgtttcgttgtttttttttttttttttttttttttttttttcctgtaattctttaaggatttttgtgtttcctctttaagggcttctatcatcatcatgataagtgattttagatccgaattttgcttttccggtgtgatggtgtatccaggacttgctatggtggaacaattgggttctgatgattccaagtaatcttgatttctgttgctcatgttcttatacttgcctcctGCCCTCTGATTGTCTGTAGTGCTACCTGCctttgctatatctgactggagcctgtccttcctgtgatcctggttgtgtcacaattcctcagagttcagcagtatctgggatcctgtgattctgggatcctgtgaccCTTAGTTCCTGGATATGTCAGAGCTCCTAGGAGTCAAggtgcctctgagaccctgagatcctggtgtgaccatgttcctggaatcctgtgatcctgggcttGTTAGAGTGCTTGggggtggagcttcctctgggtgtttggGACTGGCGGTGGAGTTCacgcccaaggtctgctcaggacaTAAGAAGGAACCTGTACCACTGGTCGTGTgtagttcctgggtgcctgggtcccactggaTGCATTTttaatggctgtgagccatcaagcagttgctgggatttgaactggggaACTTTGGAATCACAGTTGGTGCTTTTAATCATTGCTCCAGCAcagatgcattttaaaaagtgtaacaaTACCAATTTATGCATTTCTAAAATGGACTCCAGAGTGTTACTGATTTTCTTATGAATGTTGTCTTGGTCAAGTGTGGTATAATAAAATTGTGTGAGGATGAGAGGGATGTGCAGTGAGGGGCATCAAGGTTAATATATGAATGAATCAAGGGGCTGAGGCTATAGCTTAGTTTGTAGGCTCTTTACCTAGGATGCCTAGAGCTCTGGCTTCCATAGTCAGCATGGTAagaaccaggtatggtggctcactcctgtcatccagcactcaggaggttgcaGTGAGAGgctcaggagtttgaggtcatcctcagttacattGCTGAGTTTGAGACCACTCTGGTTTAcaccagaccctgtctcagaacagacAGGAATAGCCAGTTGGAAAAGAAATACTGGAAACCTTGTACCACATGGACTCTATAAAATAAACCATACATGTAAGAAAATCCCAGGATAAAAGGGACTGAGCAGGCTTTATGCAAATAGCCTATAAAGGGTCAGGACCTGGTTCACAGGGAAAACCACATTTACTATGGAAAGCATGGGGCTGAGAGTCCAACGTTGTATTCCCTGACATATCCTGCCATGCCCTCATGTCTTATTTCTCTTTATGCCAAGAACTTGGTGTTCAACTATGAAGAGTGAGGGACCCCAAAAAGAAGCCCTCCAGCCTCTGACCAGCCCACCTGTACCAAGAAGACATAGGGGTAGCCTAGGGTCTAATGTTTTTCTGCATCACATTCATGAATGTGTAGCCCTAGAAACACTACCTAAAGTGGTGTCCCCTGCTGGGGAGGGTACAAGAGTATTGGATGGTTGTGAGGATTGGATGGATTCTGTGCCAGAAGGTCTCCTGCAGAAGAACAGAAGTCAGGAGGTGTAGGGTCCGTGTGTGAAGACACAATTCCCTGGGACATCATCGCCCCCTACcttcccatctttctttctctctctcttcctcactgtcCCTTTGCTCCTGACACTCAGAACCCTCATTGGCTTTCCAATATTCCAGGTTCTCCCCTGACCCAGGGCTTTTACCTGCCTTGTTTGCAGTACGTAATTATTCCTCCATCTGTCCCCAAGTCTCCCTATATCTTCTCCTTGTTACtgacattattttgttgttgaaagTCCCTCTTGCAAGGATCATTGGAAATACAGAGTAACACAAGGCAATTAACCTGCTATTATGCTTTCTGGACCTATGCATTATAATTTCATAGCACTTAATCTCCTTAGAGTTACCTCCATCGCAGGCCATTCAGGTTGCCATCCTTTTATGGTTAGAATAGAGACATCAGTTCCAGGGTCAATTATTCTTGTAAAACTTTTTCCTCTTACATAGAAATACAGTAGTGGtttatcattatttttcaatGAAGTGATTAAATCTACAGTTTATTATATATTACCAAATCCTCTCTCAGGAAGTGAAACACATTTTTTCTCATGAGGTGTTGGGATAATCTTTTTGTGTACTGTGTAAAGGTTGTCTTTTTATTACTCAAATGTAGATTTCTATACCATCAGAGAGTCGAGTACAGACTGGACTTTAACATTGTTAAATTTATGAAGTACTACCTGTCTTGGTGTTTTGTAAACACACTTTCCTCACCTCAGAGGTTTAATAAAGAGTTGATGGCCTATAGCTAGGCAGGAGAGGAAAGTAGAAATTTCCAGGCAGAGATACAAATGGTGGGAAGAATTTTGTGGGGTTGAAGAGGGGGCCTGAATCCATATCCTGGTTCATGGTTCTTGGTGTTAGAGTTGGTAGGCCATGCGTAGCTGTCCTTATCATGTTTGCAGTAGCATTCTTTAGCTCAGTGTtttgatctttgtttttttttttttttcttgcatttaGGACATAAGCCATAAGCTCCTTATTTCTGAGTATTGGTGTTTCAAGGGCAATTTACATTGTTTCTTTAAGTGGCTCAGTAGGCCCCCACTCAAATACTCAGCAGTCATTTGTCTTCAACATCAGATAAATTTGTTCTGTTTGTAGATACACTTGTTTCGACATAATTTAGAAAGTCTATAacatttcctgtctctttctgggGCCTAATTAGTCCTTGGCAGTCTTCACTGGCATTAAACCCAAGTCTTTTAACAATAACTCTTGAATTTGTTCCCCTTTTACTTGTTTCTCAGTAGCATCTTTGAATTTCCCTATGAAATCACCATAAGGCTCAGAGGGATGTTGTATAATTGTTATATTAGTAGAACTGATATTAAGTTGGCAGGAGCCATGCCTGGCCAGAATCAGTGTGGATG harbors:
- the LOC110303022 gene encoding zinc finger protein 431-like; the encoded protein is MAAVTYEDVHVNFTKEEWVLLHPSQKSLYKDVMLETCRNLTAIGYKWEDHNIEESCQSSGRYKRNNICHSGPQPCEYQGYGKKQCTVASNSVLQTYGRVHTEEKSCKCNQCSKPIANFNSLRQHERSHSRRKLYECNYCGKAFPSRSSLQVHERTHTGEKPYGCSECGKAFSTRSHLQIHQRTHTGEKPYGCSECGKAFASKGNLQTHQRTHTGEKPYCCNECGKAFATHNNLQIHEIIHTGEKPYECNECGRAFAYSRALEAHEKTHTGEKPYECNQCSKAFASHASLRNHLKHHTGEKFFVCTQCGKAFTSQSILHRHERTHTGEKPYECNQCGKAFALQSYLQIHKRTHTGEKPYECNHCGKAFTSHANLQNHEKHHTGEKPYGCKQCGKAFVCSSSLQIHERSHTGNKPYECNQCGKAFTSRSYIQIHERIHTGEKPYGCKQCGKAFAYSSSLQIHERSHTGEKLYECTHCSKAFASRSYLRIHKRVHTGEKPYECNHCGEAFASRASLQNHEKHHTGEKPYGCNQCGKVFARRSNLQIHERIHTGEKPYGCKQCGKAFVLKRDLQIHERIHTGEKPYGCKQCGKAFVCSSSLKIHERSHTGEKPCECNQCGKAFASRSYLQIHKRVHTGEKPYECNLCGKAFVSHSYLQVHKRTHTGQNPNECNQCGKAFVSHSYLQIHKRLHTGEKPYECNQCGKAFTYNRDLHRHEIIHTGEKPYECNQCGKAFASQSYLQIHKRVHTRVEP